Below is a window of Desmonostoc muscorum LEGE 12446 DNA.
TCTGTGGCTTCATCTGTGCCTTGATTCATCAAATCTTGAACGTAGCCAGAATCTTCTAGTATTCCTTGCAAAACCTCAGTCACGGGAAGCGTGGCGATTTGTCCTTGCCAACGGCTAATCATTTCGGCAAAGTTATTTACAGCTTTTGTTGCCCGTCCAGCTAATGTATTAACTGATGTTTCATCGCTGAGTATTTCCCACAAAGTCGTCCCTAATTGTTGAGAAGCGTTCACTAAAGCATCAATGGTGGTTTTGCCAATTCCGCGCCGGGGAGTATTGATAACTCGCAATAAACTTACTGTATCCGCTGGGTTGGCGATCGCTCTTAAATAAGCGACGACATCTTTAATTTCTTTGCGATCGTAAAACCTCATTCCGCCCACAACTGTGTAAGGAATTTGATATTTCACCAACAATTCCTCAAAGGGACGAGATTGGGCATTTGTCCGATAAAGTATGGCAAAACTACCCCAGTTCAATTCGGGATTTTGCTGTTGTAAAGTGCTAATTTGATTGATGACAAATGCAGCTTCTGCTAGTTCTTCATCGGCTTTGTGACAATAAATTGGCTCACCCGCCCCCCGCGTTGGTTTAAGAATTTTATCAATTCTTTGGGTGTTATTTTCAATCAGTTCATTAGCCGCTTGCAGAATATTTTCACAAGAACGATAGTTTTCCTCAAGCTTAACCATCGTGCGGGTGTCATCATCTACCAAACCATCGCCAAAATCTTCCTGAAATCCCAGCAATATGGTGAAATCTGCCATCCGAAAGCTGTAAATCGATTGATCTGCGTCGCCGACAACAAAAACTGAGCGATTTTCCCATTCCCATTCGCTCTTTTTGGTTTCACCATTAGTTACCAATAAGTGAATGAGTTGATATTGAGTACGATTAGTATCCTGATATTCATCTACAAGTATATGGCGAAACTTGCGGTGCCAGTAACCCAAAACTTGCTCGTTTTGTTGAAATAATCTAGTAGGTACGAGAATTAAATCATCAAAGTCGAGAGCATTATTTTGTGCTAACTTATCTTGATATAAATTATAGACTTGGGCAATTATCCGTCCGCGATAATTTGGTTGTTCTTGTTCAAATTCTTGGGGTGATAAACCTTGGTTTTTCGCGTTACTGATAGCGTAGCGGACAGAGCGGGCATCAAATTTTTTATCGTCTAAATTTAACTCTTTGTTGACAAGTTCTTTGATGAGAGTCATCACATCTGATTCATCAAAGATAGAGAAATTGCGATTCCAACGGCGTCCTTTTTCGTCTTGATATTTTTCAATATCAAAGCGGAGAATGCGAGAAAACAGGCTGTGGAAAGTGCCACACCATAAGTCTTTGATAGTGTTTTTATAAACTTGTGATCGCAATTGTGTTTGTTGGTATTCTGTCAACAAATCATATCGCTGATCGTGTTCCTTCATTGCCAGTTGCTCCGCAAACAGCCGTTGAATCCGGTCTTTCATTTCCCGTGCGGCTTTGTTAGTAAAAGTAACCGCCAGGATATTTTCTGGATTAACACGGTGTTTTAGAATCAGATTTGCAATGCGATAAGTCAGCGCTCGTGTTTTACCCGAACCCGCACCAGCAACGACTAGCAGCGGGCCGCAGTAATGTTCCACAGCTTGACGTTGGCTGGGGTTTAGGTGACTGAGAAAGTCGATGGTTGTTGTCATAGATGTGAAAAAGCGATGTCTACGACGGGCTACGCATACGCTAGGCGTCACATCAATAAAAGTGTGGCTATTGCCCAGGTTACAATATCCTAACGAAACTTGGTCAATAAAGATTCTCTGGCAATGTTCTTAACCAGAATGTTACTTTATCACGATTGAGGAAATTTTACGCAGGCAATTATTAGACATCTCCAGAAATTAAATATGCGTTACCCAGAACCCTTGTAGAGACGTAGCAGTGCTACGTCTCTACAAAAACAAAACCCGCCACCCAGGTTAATTAGATACTTCTTAGTCCGCGCAGGCGGACTTCGCTTGTGTAGGCGCGGTTTCCAACCGCCAGCCGTAATCTAAATTGACACATCTGTGGCAATACTAAGAGAATGTTGATTTTTTTACAGTTTTTGTATGACTACATTCTTTAGTTGGTTTGGGCAATTACTTCAATATCTGCGTACTTTGGCAGCAATCGGTATGCTATGTTTGCTTCTGGCGTGGTCACTTCCTGCACAAGCTGCTAGCCGCATTGATCCCCAACTAGAACAGCAAGTATTACAAATTATCCGCGAACATCCAGAGGCAATTATCGAATCTGTTCAGGTGTTTCAGCAGCAACAACAACAGAAACTTAATCAAGTACGGCAAGGATTTTTACAGGATTTAAAAACAAATCCTCAAACAGTGATTGGTGAGTCTCCAACTACAGGTTCAACTAATTCAAAAACTCTGCTCTTGGAATTCTCAGACTTTGAATGTCCTTACTGTGCTGAGGCGCATAAAACCTTGAAACAATTGTTAGCAAAATACCCAGATAAGCTAAAAGTAGTTTACAAGAATTTACCGCTAACTTCAATTCATTCTCAAGCGTTGCCAGCAGCAGCAGCAGCTTGGGCAGCATATCAGCAGGGTAAATTTTGGGAATATCATGATGCCCTGTTTACTAATCAAAAAAAACTGGGCGAGGCATTATATTTAGATATTGGTAAAAACCTGAATTTAGATTTGGCAAAATTTAAACGCGACCAGAATCTTGCCGCTCCTGCAATTACAAAAGATGTCCAGTTAGCTCAAAAATTGGCTGTTGCTGGCACACCTTTTTTCGTAATTAGTAGTCCAAGTATTTCACGAGTTGTGGAGTTATCAGATATCGAAAATATATTGGCTGATGCTAAGTAAATTGGTGGGTTTGCTAATTAGCTAACATTGTTTAGTCATGAGTCATTAGTCATTGGTCATTGGTCATTAGTTTTATACAAAGGACAAAAGACAAATGATTAATGACTCGAAATTTAACAAAGTTTGGGGGTTTAATTCCCCTGCCTCTACAGGCAGAACGTTTTGTGTCGGGGTTAAATCCCCGTTACAAAACGTAATTACGAATTACGAATTACGAATTATTTTAATGATGTCTAATAAACAGCAATAAACTGGATCAATATCTACTGAGTAATTATGCTATTTCCATAGTATTTGTTTAGATATATACTTGATTATTTAACATAAATGTGCGTCTTTAGTTAGAGGTTTTATCCATCAGTAAACTGTTGTACTTGAAGCAAGTGTAAGGAGTAGCTTTATGAGGAGTAAGGGGGAGAGATTTTCCTCACTCCTCAGTTCTTAAAGATATGACAAATTCACTGAGTTATACTAAATTTTGCACTGAAACATCACACCTACTTACTGATATTCCGCCTCAATAAATCGCGTATGACTTGTTATTTATTTTCATTGGCTTTATTTCTACGCAATGTCACTAAAGTTCTAACTCGACCTTTAAATAATTCAAACTCTTCGGCGCTCAATTTAGTTTTCTGCCATGCTGGACGTTGCATCAAGCGTTCAGACCATTCATATAGTTTGGTGTAATTACTAAGATTAATACCTAAATTAGGTAATGAAAGTATACCTATCCCTGCAACGATATCTGCTAAAGTTAATTGTTCGCTACCAAAAAAAGAGCGATCGCCAAGCGCTTGGGTCAAAAATTGCAGTACCTTATCTATATGCTGCTTTGCTCGTGTAGCTTGTGGTGAATCTTCACTTTCATAAATCAGTGAAATTATTTGTGGAAATAATTCATTACCTGTGACTAATTGCACCATCCTCACCGTAGCTAACGCCTGAGGTTCAGAAGGTAGCATCGCAGGTGTAGGATATTTCGCTTCTAAATAGTCCATAATCGCCAGGGATTCCACAACTCGAAAACCGTCATCCACCACAACCGGAATATTATGAAAAGGGTTAATTGTCACAAACTCTGGTTGGAATTGATCGCCATCCAACTTCACCAAAACTGATTCAAAGGGAATCTCCTTTTCTAGTAAAGTGAGCCACACACGACGAGCATTTGGCGAGAAGGGATTGTAGTAAAATTTCAGCATATTGAATCCTTGATAAATAAAATAGGAGTCATACCATTTCACGAAAACCTTGATACAGATAGATTTCTCGTAGGGGCACGGCACTGCCCATAGGTGTCAACTTAAGCTCAAACGCTTACCCGACAGACGTTTTACCCCACCCCCAACCCCTCCCCTTGCCAAGGGGAGGGGAGGTTTTGGCTTTAGACAAAACCGGGGTGGGGTAATGCGGGTAGTGATGGGGAGTGAGTGAATTCATGCATCACGTCTTGACAAGGATTTCACGTTAAGTTGACACCAATGGGCACGGCACTGCCGTGCCCTAAACAACTTGCTGAGACTGGAAATATTTCTTTTGGAATTCTTCTGGAATTTGAATCGGACGACCATTTTCCAAACTAATAAAAGCACCTTTTTGTGTAGCTATTGCTGCTAACTCATCGTTAGATAAAATTTCAGCTTTCACAGTCCACTTTAAGCGACCTAAATTACTCAACCATAAACGCCCAATCACGCGATCGCTAATTTTTATCGAACGTTTATATTCAATTTCAGTTCCAGCTAAAACAGGTGCATATCCTTGCTCAAGTTGTTGATTGAGTTCCCAATGTTCATCTAAAAACTTTAAACGTAAATCCTCTAGCCATCTGATATAGACAATATTGCTAACAATTCCCACAAAATCGATATCATATGTCCTTACAGGAATTGCCAATACTACTTCTAATGGTCTGTGCAAGTTGTCATCTACTAACATGATTTCTCCTGAATAAACTAAAAATTAAAACCAATCGGTCTGTAAAAGAACAAAATTATTCCTACTCGATAATTTTTGCCCATTTTTTAAGCCTGAGTAATTACGATAAATTCAAACTTCTACTTTGTAGTTTAAGATTAACTCATCACCAGGTAACCCTCTAATTCCCCAGTTATGTTTAGGCGTTTCAAAAATTGTAATTTCAATATCGTAAATAGAAATATTCAATTTTTCATGAATATTTTGAATCAGGAGACGAATTAGCTGTTTTTTAGTTTCGACCGAGCGTCCCTCAAACATACTAATTTCAACGATCAGATAATTTTCTGATCTATCGTGTGGATAATAGAAGTCTGATTTTTCAAGTGGAAAAAAACGGTGAAATCTCTTCTCCGGGGTAAGCTGTAAAATATCAATAACACAGGTATGGATGATATTTGATAGTTCAGCTTTAATAGGATTTAATTTATCTGCTAAACCATATACCTTGATTTGTGCCATATATTTAAAGGTGAGTTTCTAAGTATTGATTCAGATGATTAATTACCCTGTGCATGTAAATTGAATCTCCATAAAGCTTGCTCATCATGATGGCTCCTTCTAGAGTTGCAATGATGATGGTAGCGATTTCATCAGCATTCACGTCAGAACGAATTTCACCTTTTGCAATTCCCGTTTGAATAATTCGACGAATCAAATTTAGCCAAGAATTCATCGCTTGTTGAGCGCGATCGCGCAATACTGGATGAGTATCATCACTCTCAACAGCAGTATTCAGCAATGGACATCCTCCCTTGATGGGTGGATTTTCTGCAAAGCTGCTAAAAACTCCAATGATTGCTTGTAGGCGTTCCACTGCATGGCGTTTATTTCGCAACACAGACCTAGTATGCTGCTGGATACGGGCGATCGCAAACTCAAAAGCCTGTAGCGCTAAATCATCCTTGCTTTGGAAGTGATTGTAAATTCCTCCTTTCTGCAATCCAGTGACACGCATAATATCTGACATAGATGAGCCTGCATACCCCTGTTGGTTAAACAGTTCGGCTGCTTGCTGGAGAATTCTGCTTTTTGTTTCTTCACCTTTAGACATTAAAATATTTAAGACCAATTGGTCTTATTTAATCTCTCACGATCACTATTAAAAGTCAAGTATTTTTCAATGCCCTGCATTGGGTATTGGGTATTGGGCATTGGGCATGGGTAAAGAGGATGGGGAGCAGAGGGTAAGCAAGAATCTTTCCCCTCTGCTCCCTCATCTCCCCCCCACTCCCTATACAAAGCAAATACAGTAGACGTTTAATCATAATTGCGATTAAAATACGGTAAGCTAGTCGGATTACCGGGTTTTATGTATAAAACTGCAAAAAAATTAGTTAGAAGTAGTAATCCAGCAATCGGTGAATGGTGAACAGTTATCAAGGCTTCCTTTGGGGATTTAAACCCTAACTTAGTCTCCTCACTGATAACACGACTGCGATCGTGCGGACATTTGATAACTGATTCTTGAAATTCCCGAAGAGTATGCACTATCTATTACTACCATTCTTAAGCTTCTTTGTTGGCATCATTGTTGGTTTAACGGGAATTGGCGGAGCCTCTCTTATCACCCCAATGTTGATTTTTGTCTTTCAGGTTCCGCCTTCTATT
It encodes the following:
- a CDS encoding DsbA family protein; the encoded protein is MTTFFSWFGQLLQYLRTLAAIGMLCLLLAWSLPAQAASRIDPQLEQQVLQIIREHPEAIIESVQVFQQQQQQKLNQVRQGFLQDLKTNPQTVIGESPTTGSTNSKTLLLEFSDFECPYCAEAHKTLKQLLAKYPDKLKVVYKNLPLTSIHSQALPAAAAAWAAYQQGKFWEYHDALFTNQKKLGEALYLDIGKNLNLDLAKFKRDQNLAAPAITKDVQLAQKLAVAGTPFFVISSPSISRVVELSDIENILADAK
- the pcrA gene encoding DNA helicase PcrA; this translates as MTTTIDFLSHLNPSQRQAVEHYCGPLLVVAGAGSGKTRALTYRIANLILKHRVNPENILAVTFTNKAAREMKDRIQRLFAEQLAMKEHDQRYDLLTEYQQTQLRSQVYKNTIKDLWCGTFHSLFSRILRFDIEKYQDEKGRRWNRNFSIFDESDVMTLIKELVNKELNLDDKKFDARSVRYAISNAKNQGLSPQEFEQEQPNYRGRIIAQVYNLYQDKLAQNNALDFDDLILVPTRLFQQNEQVLGYWHRKFRHILVDEYQDTNRTQYQLIHLLVTNGETKKSEWEWENRSVFVVGDADQSIYSFRMADFTILLGFQEDFGDGLVDDDTRTMVKLEENYRSCENILQAANELIENNTQRIDKILKPTRGAGEPIYCHKADEELAEAAFVINQISTLQQQNPELNWGSFAILYRTNAQSRPFEELLVKYQIPYTVVGGMRFYDRKEIKDVVAYLRAIANPADTVSLLRVINTPRRGIGKTTIDALVNASQQLGTTLWEILSDETSVNTLAGRATKAVNNFAEMISRWQGQIATLPVTEVLQGILEDSGYVQDLMNQGTDEATDRVQNVQELYNAALQFQEENEEVSLRDFLSSAALSSDLDNLKEGQTAVSLMTLHASKGLEFPVVFLVGLEQGLFPGYRSLSDPASLEEERRLCYVGITRAQERLYLSHARERRLYGSREPAMRSQFLDELPEELLATQRGSRQSYTKNAYNPSVKPDTAQNWQVGDRVLHKTFGLGEITHVFGTGNKMSVAIKFASLGQKIVDPRVAQLQKV
- a CDS encoding tautomerase family protein; translated protein: MAQIKVYGLADKLNPIKAELSNIIHTCVIDILQLTPEKRFHRFFPLEKSDFYYPHDRSENYLIVEISMFEGRSVETKKQLIRLLIQNIHEKLNISIYDIEITIFETPKHNWGIRGLPGDELILNYKVEV
- a CDS encoding TetR/AcrR family transcriptional regulator, which encodes MSKGEETKSRILQQAAELFNQQGYAGSSMSDIMRVTGLQKGGIYNHFQSKDDLALQAFEFAIARIQQHTRSVLRNKRHAVERLQAIIGVFSSFAENPPIKGGCPLLNTAVESDDTHPVLRDRAQQAMNSWLNLIRRIIQTGIAKGEIRSDVNADEIATIIIATLEGAIMMSKLYGDSIYMHRVINHLNQYLETHL
- a CDS encoding acyl-CoA thioesterase, translated to MLVDDNLHRPLEVVLAIPVRTYDIDFVGIVSNIVYIRWLEDLRLKFLDEHWELNQQLEQGYAPVLAGTEIEYKRSIKISDRVIGRLWLSNLGRLKWTVKAEILSNDELAAIATQKGAFISLENGRPIQIPEEFQKKYFQSQQVV
- a CDS encoding glutathione S-transferase family protein, with protein sequence MLKFYYNPFSPNARRVWLTLLEKEIPFESVLVKLDGDQFQPEFVTINPFHNIPVVVDDGFRVVESLAIMDYLEAKYPTPAMLPSEPQALATVRMVQLVTGNELFPQIISLIYESEDSPQATRAKQHIDKVLQFLTQALGDRSFFGSEQLTLADIVAGIGILSLPNLGINLSNYTKLYEWSERLMQRPAWQKTKLSAEEFELFKGRVRTLVTLRRNKANENK